agcagccaagaagaaagaggaagtgGGGTATCTTCACAAAAAATGCTGTGACACGGATGATCGTGCCGGCAGCCGGGGTCAGTCAGGAGGCTGAGACAAGCAGGCGGCGATTTTCCAAAGAATGATGCTATCCGAGTAAGctgccttctttcttctaaGCGGAGCAAGCCCGTCTGATTAATAGTGGTGTACAAAAATGAAGAGATAAAGAGGCATGCGAGATGCAGAATGGTTTATAGTATGCAAATTATGTGCAGAATCGGCGCTCACAGCACGCCGTGCTTCTTGAGGACCTTTTCCAGGGACTCGGGGCCAAAGTGCTCGTCATCCGGCATCATCTCAATAATGCCGGTCAGGTTGGCAAACAGGTCGCCCTGGTTTCGGTAGGCTAGAATGGCAGGCACCGCGGCATTGTCGAATTCAATATCCTCGTAGTGGACCTTGACGAAATGAACCGATGTGTTGGACTTGACCAGCGGCACCAGCACCGATTCGATTGCTGAGGAGACCTCGCTCTAAAGAATCAACGTTAGAACATTGTCACACCAATACAGGTACGGTGGGACTCTTTACCTCGTGATCATAGACAAATACAACAACAGTGGTATCTCTGTTGACCTTTTCGATGGCGTCTAGGTAGCCCAAGGCGTCCACCTCATCCATGCGGCCGTATATCCGCGTGCTGGGGCTCGTCCTTCGGGTGCGAATAGATGCGCCGGCGGCTTCCTTCTCGAGCTCCTGTCTCCGAGCCTCTCTCCACTGGCTCAGGAactcttcctcgtcatcatcaccaccgctAAAGATGGCCTCTTcactctcgctctcgctaTTTTTGTCGCTTGAGCGGGGGGCACCAAAGACGCTCTTGCGAACGGACATGGCTCGGTTTCTCCATTTGGTCTTGCGGGCAGATTCATAGCTTCTGGCATCGGCAATGACGCCTTTGACACCGGTAGAACGGCCGCTGTCAAATGACGCGGGGGGGAGTCTAAGCTCAGCAGCGGCGGTAGGCATTCTCATGGCTTCTTCGATTCTGGCGTTGCGATATTGTTCCTCTTCAGAGACGTCAGATCCGTGGT
This genomic interval from Trichoderma breve strain T069 chromosome 7 map unlocalized scaffold00008, whole genome shotgun sequence contains the following:
- a CDS encoding phosducin domain-containing protein, whose translation is MTTEAQEEFDKLVANNTHRETLHPEDRDDADSHHGSDVSEEEQYRNARIEEAMRMPTAAAELRLPPASFDSGRSTGVKGVIADARSYESARKTKWRNRAMSVRKSVFGAPRSSDKNSESESEEAIFSGGDDDEEEFLSQWREARRQELEKEAAGASIRTRRTSPSTRIYGRMDEVDALGYLDAIEKVNRDTTVVVFVYDHESEVSSAIESVLVPLVKSNTSVHFVKVHYEDIEFDNAAVPAILAYRNQGDLFANLTGIIEMMPDDEHFGPESLEKVLKKHGVL